A stretch of Henckelia pumila isolate YLH828 chromosome 4, ASM3356847v2, whole genome shotgun sequence DNA encodes these proteins:
- the LOC140860303 gene encoding scarecrow-like protein 14 produces MDQNYRGYRGPTSGVKVNNQAVPVFSDPINVNNQAVPVFADPNLINYSRGSGRFYDWNADNVLVSCCSNSDLKEQLSECDSHEDCDFSDVVLKYINHILMEEDVEEKSCMFQESAALQAAEKSFFDVLGEQHPASAEYQRKPVVHQGIENLDTNSLEEGRFYRGVGDTGNLCPDWYSESSSDGFQRRPVTVSSVSQAISQSCYSSSSSSGTVLDSQVDSPISTLRVPDIFVDSQSIMQFKRGFEEASKFLPDEGNLIIDSSYDEPFQKEPKEGSVSLAVKVEKNLHIEESTDVSRGKKNSFHANMGVEEERSKKQSAVYTESTVSSEMFDKVLLCSKGKNISDLRKTLDELSKKSTTQGQSKGSNIGKTQGKKSGGKRNVVDMRTLLTLCAQAVAADDRRTANEFLKQIREHATPTGDGMQRLAHYFADGLEARMAGSGTQIYKSLLNIPTSAADILKAYHIYLATCPFRKISNFFANKTIMNVAVKVTKLHIIDFGILYGFQWPCFLQRLSSRPGGPPKLRITGIDFPCPGFRPAERVEETGRRLENYARTFNIPFEFIAIAQKWETIKLEDLKINKDETLVVNSLYRLRNLLDETVIVNSPRNIVLKLIRQLNPTVFVQGIMNGAFNAPFFITRFREALFHYSSFFDMLDANIPRECHERMLLEKIIFGREAMNVIACEAAERIERPETYKQWQARCMRAGFEQLPLDKEIKKMAKDRVGSSYNKDFVIDEDGHWMLQGWKGRIVYALTSWKPAY; encoded by the coding sequence ATGGATCAGAATTATAGGGGGTATAGAGGGCCAACTTCTGGAGTTAAAGTGAATAACCAAGCTGTACCGGTATTTTCGGATCCAATTAACGTGAATAACCAAGCCGTTCCGGTATTTGCGGATCCAAATCTGATCAATTATTCAAGAGGTAGTGGTAGGTTTTATGATTGGAATGCGGATAATGTACTAGTTTCTTGTTGTTCGAATTCGGATTTGAAAGAACAGTTATCTGAATGTGATTCCCATGAGGATTGCGATTTTAGTGATGTGGTTCTAAAGTACATAAACCATATCCTAATGGAAGAGGATGTGGAGGAGAAATCCTGCATGTTTCAAGAATCTGCTGCTCTTCAAGCTGCGGAGAAATCGTTTTTTGACGTTCTTGGGGAGCAGCATCCTGCTTCTGCAGAGTATCAACGGAAGCCGGTGGTACATCAGGGTATTGAGAACCTTGACACAAATAGCTTGGAAGAAGGGAGATTTTATCGTGGTGTTGGTGATACGGGAAATTTATGTCCCGATTGGTATTCTGAGTCCAGCAGTGATGGTTTTCAAAGACGCCCTGTTACTGTTAGTTCAGTGTCACAGGCTATTTCTCAGTCTTGTTATAGCTCATCAAGTAGCAGTGGCACTGTTCTTGATAGTCAGGTGGATTCACCTATAAGCACACTTAGAGTTCCTGATATTTTTGTTGATAGCCAGTCAATCATGCAATTTAAAAGAGGATTTGAAGAAGCGAGTAAATTTCTTCCTGACGAGGGTAATTTGATCATTGATTCAAGTTATGACGAACCATTTCAGAAGGAGCCGAAAGAAGGTTCGGTTAGTCTGGCAGTCAAAGTGGAAAAAAACCTGCATATCGAAGAGTCTACGGATGTGTCAAGGGGGAAAAAGAACTCTTTTCATGCCAACATGGGTGTAGAGGAGGAAAGGAGCAAAAAGCAATCAGCAGTATATACTGAATCAACAGTTAGTTCGGAAATGTTTGACAAGGTGCTACTTTGCAGTAAAGGGAAAAATATTTCTGATCTTCGTAAAACATTGGATGAATTATCTAAAAAAAGCACCACACAAGGACAGTCTAAGGGTTCGAATATTGGGAAAACGCAGGGCAAGAAATCAGGGGGTAAGCGGAACGTGGTCGATATGAGAACCCTTTTGACCCTTTGTGCACAAGCTGTTGCAGCTGATGATCGTAGGACAGCAAATGAGTTTCTAAAACAGATTCGAGAGCATGCCACTCCAACCGGCGATGGAATGCAGAGACTTGCACATTATTTCGCTGATGGTCTAGAGGCTCGCATGGCTGGCTCAGGGACTCAGATATATAAATCCCTTCTCAACATTCCAACGTCTGCCGCTGATATTTTGAAAGCGTACCATATATACCTTGCTACCTGTCCGTTTAGGAAGATTTCTAACTTCTTTGCAAATAAAACGATCATGAATGTGGCTGTGAAAGTCACGAAGCTCCACATTATTGATTTTGGTATTCTGTATGGTTTCCAGTGGCCTTGCTTTCTGCAACGCCTTTCTTCTAGACCAGGTGGACCTCCGAAGCTTCGAATTACTGGTATCGACTTTCCATGTCCAGGTTTCCGACCAGCGGAAAGGGTTGAAGAAACTGGGAGGCGCTTGGAAAATTATGCTAGGACTTTTAACATTCCATTTGAGTTCATTGCTATAGCTCAGAAATGGGAAACGATTAAACTCGAAGATCTTAAGATCAACAAGGATGAAACCCTTGTGGTGAACTCTCTTTATAGGCTTAGGAATCTTCTGGACGAAACCGTCATTGTGAACAGTCCTAGAAACATTGTTCTAAAGCTTATCCGGCAATTGAATCCAACTGTTTTTGTGCAAGGGATAATGAATGGCGCTTTTAATGCCCCGTTTTTCATCACAAGATTCCGTGAGGCCTTATTTCattattcttctttttttgATATGCTTGACGCGAACATCCCCCGAGAATGTCACGAGAGAATGCTGCTCGAGAAAATCATTTTTGGTCGGGAGGCCATGAATGTTATTGCATGCGAAGCAGCTGAGAGGATCGAGAGACCAGAGACGTACAAGCAGTGGCAGGCTCGATGCATGAGGGCTGGGTTCGAGCAGCTTCCTCTGGACAAGGAAATCAAGAAAATGGCAAAAGATAGGGTTGGATCCTCCTACAATAAAGATTTCGTGATAGATGAAGATGGCCATTGGATGTTGCAAGGTTGGAAGGGACGAATCGTATATGCTCTTACTTCTTGGAAGCCCGCGTATTGA